From the genome of Agromyces badenianii:
GTGTTGACCACGTCATAGCCGAGGGATCGCAGGTTGTCGGCGTTCGCGAGCGATCCGAAGTTCACGAGGATGATGTCGGTGTCGGGCAGCACATTCGACCCGTTGGCCCACATCATCGCGCGCTTGCCGTTCTCCGCGAGCGCATCGGCCTGCTGGTTCGCGAAGCGTTCTTGCAGCTGTTCGAAGGTGTCGATGGCCGGGTCGCTCGCGATCGCGGCCTCGACGTAGTCGCAGCTCGCGAGCTCGTGCGGCACCTCGTCGTTGCCGATGTGGAAGTAGGGGCCGTCGAACCACGCGGCGAATTCGCCGATGAGATCGACCGCCCACTGCCGCTTGCCGGCGTCTGTGTAGTCGAGGACCCAGTTGTACTGACTGCCGCACTGGCTGCGCAGCGATCGATCGGTGCCAGTGCCGAGGGCGACCGCCGTGGCGTGCGCGGGCAGGTCGATCTCGGGCACGAGCGTGACGTTGTGGTCGTTCGCGAAGCGTTCCAGGTCGTCGATCTGCGCCTGCGAGTAGCGCTCGGACGGGCTCGATGGGGCGATACCCGCATACGCCTCGCTGTACAGGCGAACGGCCTCCGACTCGTTGAAGTGGAGCTGGAGCACGTTGAGCTTCTGCCAGGACATGTCCCGGATGAGCGCCTTCAGGGTGTCGATCTCCCAGTAGCGCCGCCCGACGTCGACGCTGATGGCGCGGTAGCTGAGGCTCGGCTGGTCGACGATGACCCCGCGGGCGAACTCGTCGGCGCCGGTGTTCAGCCGCAGCAGTTGCAGGAGCGTCCGGGTGGCATTGAACAAGCCACTCGACGTCTGGGCCTCGACGGTAACGGTGTCGGCGGTCGTGACCCGGTAGCCGCTGTCCCCGAGCCCGGTGTCCGTCGCGAGGTCGAGCACGATATCGCCCGGAACCGGTGTCGCGCCGACCGTCACCGCGAGCGTAACACCGCCGACCTCCGCGAGGTCGGCGGCGAAGGAGTCTGCGACGTGCTGGACGCTCCGGTCGACCACGAGCGCGGGCCGCGGCGAGATCACGGAGACATCCGTCGCCTCACCGGCCGGGATGACGATCCGGCCGGACTGGTGCAGGGCGAAGCTGCCGCTGCCCGCGGTCCAGGACTGCACACGTGGGACGATGTCGAGCGGGTCGGCGGCGGCCGCGTGCGCGGTCGGAGCGCTCATCGGGAGCAGGGTTGCGGCGACGACGACGGCCCCGCCGACGATGGCGGCCAAGCCGCCGTGGATGTGTAGGTTCGGTGACACTGGTTCAACTCCTCATCGAATAGTTCAGCTGTTCATCCGGGTAGTCGGTGCGCTCTCTGATGACGCGGGCGACGGTGCTCCAGGCTGCATCGGACAGCCCTTCCGCGGGGAAGAGCACGAATCCATGACCGGTGTCGGCGAGTCGTCCGAGCTCGGGAACGAGGTCGTCGAAGTCGAAGGGGGAACCCCAATCAGCGGCGCCCGCGAAGTGCGGGTCCGCCGTCGTCTGCACCACCGGCACGACTGCTGGACCATCGGCGTGGAGCCGGACGTCGGCGAACATGCGAGATGCGAGACCGACGTCCTGATGGATGATGGAGTGGTAGGCCATCGGCAGCAGCGCGTCGACGTACGGTGCGAGTTGCGCGGCCGATTGGCCGACCGCGGCGGAACGCTCGAACTCTTCTTGCGGCACCAGGAATGCGCCGACCCAGGCGTCGGGCCGTACCGCTCGGATCGAGCCGCTCACCCGCTGCACGACGTCCGTGATCGTCTTCGTGCGGAAGGCTCGCCATTCCTCTTCGAAGCTGCCGAGAATGACCTGGGCGGCGGCGGCCGGGTCGTTCCGTGGAAGGTCGAGGCCCGTCTCGGCGCAGAACAGGGCGACGGTCCGCTCATCGAACGAGTACTCCCCGAGACGCGGACCCGGCGTTCGAAGCTCGAGTTCCCAGTGCATCGGCCAGCGGATGAAATCCAGGCCGATTCCGTCGGCACCACTGCTCAACAGAAGCGCGACCGCTCGTGCGGCGAGCCCGTCGGCGATGCCGCCGTCGGTGGGGACGGCGCCCGTGTACCACTCGAGCCTCGGCCGTGACCGGCCCTCGGCACTGATCGGCTCGACCGTCGCCGACCGTTCCGAAACCTCGAGGTCGTCCTCGAAGAAGCACGCCATGGAGACGATCAGCTGCATTCCCCACGCGTGACACGCATCCGTCAGCCAGCGAGGCGGCTGACGGTGCTCGACGAACACGTGGCTGAGACCGTGCCGTGCTGCGGAGGCGACGAGCGATCGTGCGGTCGAAGGATCGTCGAGCGTCGAGACCTGCAGGAACACCCCGAACACTCGCTTCGTCATTTGACCCCCGACATCAGTTCCAGGCCGCGCATGTAAGGCCGCTCGAACACGATGAAGAACGCGAGCGGGGGCAGCACCGCGAGCGTCGCCGCTGCCATCCAGATGTTGTAGTCCGTCTGGAACGTGGAGCCGAGTCCGAGCAGCGACAGGCCGAGCGGGGCGGTGAACGTGGACTGCGATTCGGCGACGACGAGCGGCCAGAGGAACTGATTCCACGAGAGGAGGAACGTCATGACGCCGACGGTGGTGATGGCGGGCGCCGCCATCGGCACGATGATCCGCACGAAGATGCCCCACTCGCTGGCACCGTCGATGCGAGCCGCCTCGATGTACGAACTCGGGATGGCGAGCACGAATTGGCGAGAGAGGAAGATCGCCTGCCCGGTGAGCACGAAAGGGATGATGAGCGCCCAGAGGGTGTCGATCATGCCCAGCTGCCGGATCACGAGGTAGAGCGGAATCAGCACGGCCGAGAACGGCAGGAGGGTCGAGCCGAGCAGCGTCCACATGAGCCCGTCGCGACCGCGGAAACGGAACTTCGCGAACCCGTATCCGACCATGAGCGAGAGCGCGATCGACGCGAGCGCGGTGAGCGCGGCGACGAGGGTGCTGTTCCAGAGGAAGGTGATGAACGACTCACCGGCGAATCGCGGCTCGAACAGCGCTTCGACGAAGTTCTCGGGATGCCACTCACGAGGAATCCACTGGATCGGCACGGTGAGCACCTGGTCTGCGGACTTGAAGGCCGCCGAGACCATCCACACGATGGGGAAGAGGCTGACCGCGGCCCACACGAGGAGGACGGCGTACGAGGCGACGAGCGATGCACGCACGCGGCGGGTTCGGGTCATGATTCGTAGCTCTCCTTGAGCATGCGCGATGCGACGAGGGCGAACGCGAGCGAGATGAGGAGGAACACGACCCCCGCGGCCGAGGCGTATCCACTGTTGCCGAACGAGAAGAAGTTCTCGTAGAGGAAGATCGGCAGGGTTCTGGTCTCACCGGCCGGACCACCGCCGGTGAGCATGAAGACCGGCTCGAACAATCCGAGCGTCGTCACGAACGCCGTCACCACGACGAAGACGGTGATGGGCTTCATCATCGGCCAGCGGATGCGCCAGAAGACTGCCCATGCGCTGGCGCCATCGAGCCGCGCCGCCTCGATGACGTCGTCGGGGATGCTCCGGATGCCGGCGAAGAAGAAGATCGTGTACAGACCGGTCTGCTTCCAGATGATGAAGATGCTCACTGCGATCGGAGCCAGCGTCCGATCGGAGACCCACGGAACGTTGATCAGTGCCTCAGCCCCGACGGACGCCGCGAGCGACGCGAGCACGCCCTGATTCGGCAGGAAGATGAGCTGGAAGACGAGACCGGTGGCCACCCAGTCGGTCACGACGGGCAAGATGATCGCCAGTCGCCAGAGCCGCCCACCGCGGATCGCCGGCTGCGCGAGCACGGCCGCGAGCCCCAGCGCGATCGCGAGGCTGACGACTGATGCGCCGACCGAGATCGTGAGCGACGCCGCCACCGAGCGGTGGAACAACGGGTCGCTCGCGAGAGCGAAGTAGTTGTCGAGTCCGATCCATTCGGGGTCGCTGCCAACCCTCCACGAGGTCATGGAGTACCCGATCGTCGCGATGAGGGGCAGCGCCCAGAAGACGACGAAGAAGGCGAGCGACGGTGAGATGAAGCTGAGCGCGATGCGAGCTTCTCCGTTGCGTGGCCGTTTGGGCGGCCGGGGGCGCTGGGTCGAGGGCGGTGCCGCGACGGGTGGTGCGATGGTGTCGATCACGTTGAGTCTCCGTGGTGGGCCCTGCCCGACCCGGCAGAAACTCGGGTCGGGCAGGGAATCGAGTGGGACTTAGCCGAGCCGCTCCAGCTCCGCCTGGAGCTGGTCGGCCGCTTCCTCGGCAGATGCACCGTCGTAGATGACGCGGTCGATCGCGCGCACGAGGGCGGCACCGGCTTCGTCATAGCTGTGCGGCACGGGGGTCACCTCGTAGTTGCTGAGGGCGTCGACCCACAGCTGCAGCCAGGGGCTCTCCTCGAGTGCGCTCTGGTAGGCGTCCGACTCCAGGAAGGCCAGACTCGGCTGCATGTATCCCAGTCGCTCGAACCAGTCGGCGGACTGCTCGGTCTCGCCCTTCTTCCCGAGCATGAAGGCCAGGAACTCCTGGCTCGCGGCCTTTCGCTCCTCCTCTGCGTTCGCATTGATGGACCAGCCCCACAGCCACGAGACGTTCTTGTAGGTGTCTGGGTTCTCGGGGTCGACGACGGGGTTCGGAGCAACCCCGAAGTCGAAGTCCTCGTTGTTCTGGATGGCCGACGAGGGGTACCAGGTGCCGGCACTCACCATGCCGGCACGACCCTGCGGGACGTCGGCGAACCAGTTGTTGAGGAAGTTCGGGTCGTACGCCTCGTACTTGTACGTGAAGTCGTGGATGAGCTGGAACGCCTCGACTGCGGCCTCGGTGTTGCCGGCGGGCGCACCGTCGACGAAGATGTCGTCCTGGCCGTACTGCCGCAGGAAGGTGTAATAGTTCTGCGCGTACCACTGCGGGGAACGGAAGTTCGCGAAGAACCCGAGCTGAAGCCCGATGCGTTCGAGCGCCCCGCCATTCTCGACGCGCAGCTTCTGGCCGATCTCGCCGATCTCCTTCCACGAGACCGGCTTGTCCTCGGGCAGCGGCTCGATGCCGGCATCCGCGAAGACCTCCTTGTTGTAGAAGAGGTTCAGCGTGTTGAACTCCGAGAAGAGGCCGAGGAGCTCACCATCGGAGACGAGCGCGTCTGTGCTCCCCGGCAGGTACGCGTCGATGAGTTCCTGGTCGTCCTCGTAGCCGAACGTCTCGGGGTCGATGGGCTCGAGATACCCGTTCTCGGCGAAGGTCTTGTAGTTCCAGTCGCCCATGTCCCATACGTCGGGACCGCCGCCGGACGAGAGTGCCGAAATGAGTTTCGCGTCGTACGACACAGCGCCCGCGAAGGGGATCGAGGTGAGCTTGATCTGGACCCCCTCGTGCTCCGCCTCGAACTCCGGGATCCACTTCTCGGTGAGGACCTGTTGCAGCGGCTCGAATTCGTGAGTCCAGACTTCGAGCGTGATGGTGTCATCTCCGCCCGCGCCGGTCGAGCAGCCGGCGGCGCCGAGCGCAAGCGCTGCCACCGCTGCCGCCGACACGTACTTCCGTACGATTGGTAGCCGTTCCATGGAATATCCTCCAATGTTCCGCTCCACGAGTGTGAGGCTCGTGTCGCCCAGTGCGTTTGATAGGTTCTCCGTCGTCCACGTGACGCCGAGGCGCTGGCGGAAGGCGTGAGTTGCGGCGCCGAGGATGACGCCGTCTGCGCCGAGCGTCGAGAACCGAACGACG
Proteins encoded in this window:
- a CDS encoding carbohydrate ABC transporter permease translates to MTRTRRVRASLVASYAVLLVWAAVSLFPIVWMVSAAFKSADQVLTVPIQWIPREWHPENFVEALFEPRFAGESFITFLWNSTLVAALTALASIALSLMVGYGFAKFRFRGRDGLMWTLLGSTLLPFSAVLIPLYLVIRQLGMIDTLWALIIPFVLTGQAIFLSRQFVLAIPSSYIEAARIDGASEWGIFVRIIVPMAAPAITTVGVMTFLLSWNQFLWPLVVAESQSTFTAPLGLSLLGLGSTFQTDYNIWMAAATLAVLPPLAFFIVFERPYMRGLELMSGVK
- a CDS encoding carbohydrate ABC transporter permease, giving the protein MIDTIAPPVAAPPSTQRPRPPKRPRNGEARIALSFISPSLAFFVVFWALPLIATIGYSMTSWRVGSDPEWIGLDNYFALASDPLFHRSVAASLTISVGASVVSLAIALGLAAVLAQPAIRGGRLWRLAIILPVVTDWVATGLVFQLIFLPNQGVLASLAASVGAEALINVPWVSDRTLAPIAVSIFIIWKQTGLYTIFFFAGIRSIPDDVIEAARLDGASAWAVFWRIRWPMMKPITVFVVVTAFVTTLGLFEPVFMLTGGGPAGETRTLPIFLYENFFSFGNSGYASAAGVVFLLISLAFALVASRMLKESYES
- a CDS encoding extracellular solute-binding protein; the encoded protein is MNQGTKGTKQSLRVTNEQLVLQHIAAANAQASRADIARSTGLTRATVSAIVAELIERRIVAEAGTRAGDSGKPATRLELDRVNHIVIAIDVRARQVTCTCVLLDGTVDEFTEYSVGTTPIIDVVAVAVASLRRRRPENVLSVGIAVPGGVSGDGRVVSHELGWDGLDIAALVSEQVEAPVLVMSDAAASAVFEATLSRAVSPSIGAIHLGKTLSVAMLARGVNLIEPAQSGGDIGHLIVLGGDRVCPLGHAGCLSAVASLDAILDGVDPETLFLRHNGVTNGAVRVLNSRIADASRHIAAYVDILGATSGIPEFVLDGPVRALGSALVEATRKELRARVVRQGDIPVVRFSTLGADGVILGAATHAFRQRLGVTWTTENLSNALGDTSLTLVERNIGGYSMERLPIVRKYVSAAAVAALALGAAGCSTGAGGDDTITLEVWTHEFEPLQQVLTEKWIPEFEAEHEGVQIKLTSIPFAGAVSYDAKLISALSSGGGPDVWDMGDWNYKTFAENGYLEPIDPETFGYEDDQELIDAYLPGSTDALVSDGELLGLFSEFNTLNLFYNKEVFADAGIEPLPEDKPVSWKEIGEIGQKLRVENGGALERIGLQLGFFANFRSPQWYAQNYYTFLRQYGQDDIFVDGAPAGNTEAAVEAFQLIHDFTYKYEAYDPNFLNNWFADVPQGRAGMVSAGTWYPSSAIQNNEDFDFGVAPNPVVDPENPDTYKNVSWLWGWSINANAEEERKAASQEFLAFMLGKKGETEQSADWFERLGYMQPSLAFLESDAYQSALEESPWLQLWVDALSNYEVTPVPHSYDEAGAALVRAIDRVIYDGASAEEAADQLQAELERLG